The following proteins are co-located in the Solea solea chromosome 21, fSolSol10.1, whole genome shotgun sequence genome:
- the smarcd2 gene encoding SWI/SNF-related matrix-associated actin-dependent regulator of chromatin subfamily D member 2: MASRGGFTGPPMNPGVNLMNVGHSAGMRMPGLPQPLTGYPRSMNHSPQYLQRPGMPPNRVGGSMGSMGGQLPGPSFGGGNMSMRPGMGPPSMEASRKRILHQHQQQQQQEAMGGGLRRGTKRRKMADKVLPQRIRDLVPESQAYMDLLAFERKLDQTIARKRMEIQEAIKKPIMQKRKLRIYISNTYTPSKPEGEEAEKVSSWELRVEGKLLEEPGKQKRKFSSFFKSLVIELDKELYGPDNHLVEWHRMPTTQETDGFQVKRPGDVNVKCTLLLMLDHQPPQYKLDPLLARLLGVHTQTRASIMQALWLYIKNNKLQDGHEKEYINCNRYFRQIFNCPRMRFSEIPMKLAGLLHHPDPIIINHMISVDPTDQKKTACYDIDVEVDDPLKGQMNSFLSSTTNQQEIAALEMKIHETIEYINQLKTERDFMLSFSNNPQDFIQDWLKSQSRDLKLMTDVTGNPEEERRTEFYQAPWVREAVGRYVYSKVQQRRQELEQVLGIRLT, translated from the exons ATGGCATCAAGAGGAGGCTTCACGGGTCCACCGATGAACCCGGGTGTTAACCTTATGAATGTGGGGCATTCGGCGGGCATGAGGATGCCCGGACTGCCGCAGCCTCTGACCGGATACCCCCGCAGCATGAACCACTCTCCCCAGTACCTACAG CGCCCAGGGATGCCACCTAATAGGGTTGGGGGCTCCATGGGGTCAATGGGGGGTCAGCTGCCGGGTCCTTCTTTTGGTGGTGGGAACATGTCCATGCGGCCAGGCATGGGGCCTCCGAGCATGGAAGCTTCAAGGAAGCGGATCCTCCATCAgcatcaacaacagcagcagcaggaggcaaTGGGAGGAGGCCTCAGAAGAGG GACAAAAAGACGTAAGATGGCAGACAAGGTTCTTCCGCAGAGG ATACGTGACCTAGTCCCTGAGTCCCAGGCCTACATGGACCTCCTAGCCTTTGAAAGGAAACTGGACCAGACTATTGCCCGAAAGCGCATGGAGATTCAGGAAGCCATCAAGAAGCCTATTATG CAAAAACGCAAACTCAGGATCTACATTTCCAACACCTACACACCCAGCAAGCCCGAGGGTGAGGAGGCAGAGAAGGTGTCCTCCTGGGAGCTGAGAGTGGAGGGCAAACTCCTGGAGGAA CCTGGCAAGCAGAAGAGGAAGTTCTCATCTTTCTTCAAGAGCCTGGTGATTGAGCTGGATAAGGAGCTCTATGGACCTGACAACCACTTAGTTGAG TGGCATAGAATGCCCACCACTCAGGAAACTGACGGTTTCCAGGTTAAAAGACCCGGTGATGTGAACGTGAAATGCACCCTACTGCTCATGCTTGACCACCAG CCACCTCAGTACAAACTGGATCCACTGCTGGCTCGTCTGCTGggcgtgcacacacagacacgggcCAGCATCATGCAGGCTCTCTGGCTCTATATCAAGAACAACAAGCTGCAGGACGGTCACGAGAAGGAATACATCAACTGCAACCGCTACTTCAGACAA ATCTTTAACTGTCCTCGTATGAGGTTCTCTGAGATTCCCATGAAGCTGGCGGGTCTGCTGCACCATCCTGACCCCATCATTATCAATCACATGATTAG CGTGGACCCCACAGATCAGAAGAAGACGGCTTGTTATGACATCGACGTGGAAGTGGACGACCCACTGAAGGGCCAGATGAACAGTTTCTTGTCCTCTACAACCAACCAACAGGAAATTGCTGCCCTGGAAATGAAG ATCCACGAGACGATCGAGTACATCAACCAGCTGAAGACTGAGAGAGACTTCATGCTGAGCTTCAGCAATAATCCTCAGGATTTCATCCAGGACTGGCTCAAGTCCCAGAGTAGAGATCTGAAG TTGATGACAGATGTGACTGGAAatccagaggaggagaggagaacagaGTTCTACCAGGCGCCCTGGGTACGAGAGGCAGTGGGCAGATACGTTTACTCCAAG GTGCAACAAAGAAGACAGGAGTTGGAGCAGGTGCTGGGGATTCGTCTCACCTAA
- the atxn7l3b gene encoding ataxin-7-like protein 3, which translates to MKMEEVSMSSLDNSKLEGLAQDILSDLVEDACLGLCFEVHRAVKQGYFFLDDTDQESMRDFEIVDQPGLDVFGQVYNQWKNKECVCPNCSRSIAASRFAPHLEKCLGMGRNSSRIANRRIVTGNNTNNKSESDQEDNDDVNDNDWSYGAEKKAKKRKSEKNPNSPRRSKSFKHKSRPAQAFMGP; encoded by the exons ATGAAAATGGAGGAGGTTTCAATGTCCAGCCTGGACAACAGCAAGCTGGAG GGCCTGGCTCAGGACATCCTGTCTGACCTGGTGGAGGATGCGTGCCTGGGTCTTTGCTTCGAGGTCCACCGGGCTGTCAAGCAGGGCTATTTTTTCCTGGACGACACGGACCAAGAAAGCATGAGGGACTTTG AAATTGTGGACCAGCCTGGGTTGGATGTGTTCGGCCAAGTGTACAAccagtggaaaaacaaagagtgCGTGTGTCCCAACTGCAGCCGAAGCATCGCTGCCTCACGCTTTGCCCCGCACCTGGAGAAGTGCCTGGGGATGGGACGCAACAGCAGCCGCATAGCTAACCGCAG AATAGTCACTggtaacaacacaaacaacaaatcgGAGAGCGACCAAGAGGATAATGACGACGTCAATGATAACGACTGGTCATACGGGGCGGAAAAGAAAG CCAAGAAGAGGAAATCAGAGAAG AATCCAAACTCACCCAGAAGATCGAAATCATTCAAGCATAAGAGCA ggccggcccaagccttcatggggccctaa
- the LOC131448093 gene encoding cytochrome c oxidase subunit NDUFA4-like, producing the protein MSFLGVIGKQLKSHPALIPLFIFIGGGVTMSAAYLARLALKNPDVSWDRKNNPEPWNKLEPTQQYKLFAVNMDYSKLKKDRPDF; encoded by the exons ATGTCTTTTCTCGGCGTCATCGGCAAACAACTGAAGAGCCATCCCGCT CTGATCcccctcttcatcttcatcggTGGTGGGGTGACCATGAGCGCCGCCTACTTGGCTCGACTGGCTCTGAAAAATCCAGACGTATC ATGGGATCGCAAGAACAACCCTGAGCCCTGGAACAAACTGGAGCCCACTCAGCAGTACAAA ctgTTCGCAGTGAACATGGACTACTCCAAGCTGAAGAAGGACAGGCCTGATTTCTAA
- the LOC131448092 gene encoding neurexophilin-1-like yields the protein MDSLCIMEMLVCHCFASVILKGIICLLVLGQCHNGDLRASPELNREHESSSQQNPSLQSRNHKQDAKLPISSFIPFPKQGFWEILAGHSQSHSNSSLKLKLRPIMKVHGTSKFSRKFSWGDFYSNIKTVKLNLLIMGKIVDHDNGSLGVYFRHNSTGVGNISISLVPLTKEVEFDLQRQSVVNPKDSKAFSCWVDYEKTERNKKVMLCNYDPSKTCDQEQTQSYVTWMCSKPFQVICIYVSFYSTDYRLVQKVCPDSSDQNPGAYLPSG from the exons ATGGATAGTCTCTGCATTATGGAGATGTTGGTCTGCCACTGCTTTGCATCAGTCATTCTGAAAGGAATCATTTGTTTG TTGGTTCTCGGTCAGTGTCATAATGGCGACTTGAGAGCATCTCCTGAACTCAACAGAGAACATGAGTCTTCTTCACAGCAGAACCCATCTCTTCAAAGTAGGAATCACAAGCAAGACGCCAAACTCCCCATTAGTTCCTTCATCCCTTTTCCCAAGCAGGGATTTTGGGAAATACTAGCTGGACACTCCCAGTCACACTCCAACTCTTCCTTGAAGCTCAAGCTTCGGCCCATCATGAAAGTTCACGGTACATCCAAATTCTCCCGAAAGTTCAGTTGGGGAGATTTTTACTCCAACATCAAGACGGTCAAACTGAACTTGCTGATAATGGGGAAGATCGTGGATCATGACAATGGCTCTCTTGGTGTGTACTTCCGCCACAACTCCACCGGTGTGGGCAACATCTCCATCAGCCTTGTCCCACTGACGAAAGAAGTGGAGTTTGACCTACAGCGCCAAAGTGTGGTCAACCCAAAAGACTCCAAGGCGTTCAGCTGCTGGGTGGACTACGAGAAAACTGAGCGCAACAAGAAGGTGATGCTGTGCAACTACGACCCATCAAAGACGTGTGATCAGGAGCAGACTCAGAGCTATGTCACCTGGATGTGCTCCAAACCTTTCCAGGTCATCTGCATCTATGTGTCTTTCTACAGCACAGACTACAGACTGGTGCAGAAAGTGTGTCCGGACTCCAGTGACCAGAATCCAGGAGCCTACCTGCCCTCTGGATAA